From a single Chlorocebus sabaeus isolate Y175 chromosome X, mChlSab1.0.hap1, whole genome shotgun sequence genomic region:
- the CCNQ gene encoding cyclin-Q isoform X2, translating to MEAPEGGGGGPAARGPEGQPAPEARVHFRVARFIMEAGVKLGMRSIPIATACTIYHKFFCETNLDAYDPYLIAMSSIYLAGKVEEQHLRTRDIINVSNRYFNPSGEPLELDSRFWELRDSIVQCELLMLRVLRFQVSFQHPHKYLLHYLVSLKNWLNRHSWQRTPVAVTAWALLRDSYHGGLCLRFQAQHIAVAVLSLALQVYGVEVPAEVEAEKPWWQIYTMDTEIP from the exons ATGGAAGCCCCGGAGGGCGGCGGAGGGGGGCCCGCAGCGCGGGGCCCTGAGGGGCAGCCGGCGCCCGAAGCCAGGGTGCACTTCCGAGTGGCGAGGTTCATCATGGAGGCAG GTGTCAAGCTAGGGATGCGGTCCATTCCCATTGCCACTGCTTGCACCATTTACCATAAGTTCTTCTGTGAGACCAACCTGGATGCCTATGACCCTTACCTGATTGCCATGTCTTCCATTTACTTGGCTGGCAAAGTGGAAGAGCAGCACCTGCGGACTCGTGACATCATCAATGTGTCCAACAG GTACTTTAACCCAAGCGGTGAGCCCCTGGAATTGGACTCCCGCTTCTGGGAGCTCCGCGACAGCATTGTGCAGTGTGAGCTTCTCATGCTGAGAGTTCTGCGCTTCCAGGTCTCCTTCCAGCATCCACACAAG TATCTGCTCCACTACCTGGTTTCCCTCAAGAACTGGCTGAACCGCCACAGCTGGCAGCGGACCCCTGTTGCCGTCACTGCCTGGGCCCTGCTGCGGGACAGCTACCACGGGGGGCTGTGCCTCCGCTTCCAGGCCCAGCACATCGCCGTGGCAGTGCTCTCTCTGGCCCTGCAGGTCTACGGAGTTGAAGTGCCTGCTGAAGTCGAGGCTGAGaagccatggtggcag